cctgtttaagaaggcagcccagcagcatctaaTCAGGGGAAATttgagatggacaacaaatgctggcctagtttgTGACCTCACATCTCAAAATTAAAAGGAAAATCCCCGAGGTTTGCCACTACCAAAGAGTTATTACTAGGTGCAACATTTGGCAAACCAGCTGCTGCTCTGAGATATTTTGAGGGAAGCATCGAAGGGAGAGGAAAAGTGGAAAAACTCTCTTCCAAAGAGCACTTCGGCCCCACAGAGTGGAAGCTTAAGGAGTCACTTTCAAAACTCCCTTCGGGACGTGGAAGAGGAGtctcaaacacaataaaaatcagaCCATCTATAACGTGCTCCTGACTTCAGTCCAACCAACGTTACATTAAACTCTCTGAACTAAAGCTGGTTCAATCCCATTTACAGCACAGCGTTCAGACCTGGTTACCAAAGAAAGGATATACCCGTTATGGAACTTGTACAGTGCAGATTCACTAGAATAATATCTGGGCTAAAAGAGACTACATTACAAGGCACAGATTTGCATACTCAAAACTTGTATTCTTGAAATGTAAACCATTAAGGGATGATTTAATTCACATTGCCTAAGGTGACTGAATGAATTGACAAGGTGAGGGAATACGGAACAAACTTGAAATTAGAGTCATGCTGTTCTGCAGTGATGTAGGAATTCATAAAATGTCTCCAGAACTACCACCCTGAGGCTGGCTCAATTTCCAAGTTCAACATCGAAACTGAGAAAATCTAAAGGTTGTTAAAGATTAAGGAAGGAAGTTGGGTGGATAAAGTTAAGTGTCATCTAATTGAAAGACAGAACAGGCTCACAAGGATGATACTCTCTTTCCTGATTTTGAACCTCTAGTTCTGATTGAAAACTTTTGCCAGGAATGATGTCCATTTCTGACTCTACAATGTGCCTGGAAAATCCTTTAGTTTTCTTTAGCTATCTGAAACCAGCTGGATTGAGAGTCCAAGTGAATTCTGAAATGGGAGATCACATTTTGAAGATATCTTACCCACTAGAAGGAATGCAGGATGCCATTCTAAAATAAGGACAGCCACCCCCTTCCATTTGGCTGAGGGCGAGTGAAGAAGAGAGGCATTCTGAGTGCAATATACTTTATCTGAAGTTAAACCTACCTCATAACCCCCAATGTTGAACCAAGTTTGTTTTTCGTATTCACCAAAGAGCAAATGCACAAATCTGCAATGTCAGttttcaacattttttgtttgtttagcaAGCAAAAAGGCAAGCAACTGCAATCTATAGCCCAGCCTAATGTTCTTTGAGTTGTTGACCGAACCATTTGTATTTAACGTTGAACTGCACTGTTAGAGAAATGCAATGAGTGAAACATACTTGAAAAAAGATTCCTGGAAGGTTGCCAATGGAAAATAGGCTCATTAAAACCATAAGCATACGACAGACCAAATGGTTTTTAAGAGAAAATACAAGCAAAACAGGTCAAAATATTGGAGAAGAGGGCTACGCATGGAGAGCCTTTGAAAACCAGATGGAAAAGCCCACAAAAACAAAGCTCACCTGTTCTCCAAAAGGCTCAtgcacaccacctctctcaccccagGGTTACTGGCCTTTTCAATTGAGCAGTCCTGTAGATTCCAAGTGGCCAGCCTCAGGACACGCTCACCATCTCTCAGTCCACTAAAAACCTCCACGTTTGGCCGCGTTGAGATGATCTGAGTTGGCCCACCAGGAGGAAGGTCCAGGTCCTCACTCTgcagactgagtgaagtggggctAGGCCGAGGCTTGGCTGTGAAATCGATGCCACCATTGGCCGTGTGGGTGGACGTGGGCCGTGAACACTCTGCAACAATGCGAGGCCGGACTGTATCCAGCAGCGACGAGCTGACAGACGTTACTTTCAACAGGTCTTCAACAGTTTCAAATGGTCCGCACTCTTTCCGGTAACGCACAATACCTCGCGCAATTCTGTCGCTGATCCCCTGCAGGTTCGTCAGTTGGGACACTGTAGCAGTGTTAACATTGATCCGACTGGCAGAGGAAAGTGTTTCAGAGTAGGGATCCTTTCGCGTGGAACTGGGCGAGTGCTGAGCTGAGCCAATGCTTTTACTGTTTGACACGCATATCTCCAGCTTAACCTGCTCCAACCTGGCAGCACCAATACCACTCACCAGTGCCAAATCCTCAACTTTTTTAAACCCGCCGATACACTCCCGGTACTCCACAATATTCTGCGCCACCATCCGGTTCACCCCTGGGAGGGTCATAAGCTCCTCTTCAGTGGCTGTGTTGATGTTGAGTCGCTCctgatttaccagaatattgctgAAGTTACATGCTGCACTGAACTTGCGATTCTGGCCTATCTCCAATGGATCTTTGGGGATTGAACGGTGGCAGCCTAGGTTCCCTCCCATTGTTAGTCAAACATGAGCACCAAAAGtctgcaaaaacaaaaatcattcactctctctctctgtctctgtctcactctgcaATTAAGAGCTGCTCTCACACGGGGTTTTGAGACTCAGCagtcacatttgtctgcatttactCGTGATACTACTACAGACTGGAAAATACTTTTGTCCTGTAGTTACCCCGAGCAGAACAAATCAGTTCCCAGCTAACCACACAGTGCACACAGGTTTCCTCAAGACAGTTAATGCACTCTCTTTCAAATTCCACTTCCTCCACAGCAGCGTGTTTGTTTCTCAATAAGCTGCTTATATCCTTGTTGCGTTAGGTTGCTGAATCCAGAGATGTAAAGCAGGCACTGTGCCAGCCCTGCTGTCAAATCACTGTGCAGTATTAGCCTCGCTCATGAATGCCCATCATCTCGAGTAGGTGGAGCCCACTGCATTTAGTTGACAAATCGTAATAGCTTGAGGGCAAGTCACATGATATCAGATCTAATGACAGAGTGCAGATTTTCACAACCAAACAACGGGAGCTTTGCAGTTAAGAGGCAGAGTTTCTGTACCGTTCCATTAATTCCCTAGCCGTCGATGTTTCTTCAATCTTCATCCAGTGAGAGACATTCAAACCATGCCTTCCTTCGCTTCCCAAAATGAAATATACTTGCTGTTTTCACTCAAACTGGTGGCTGGTGTGTTTGGGGAGCTGAGCAGCTTTCTGGCCTCTGTGAAAATAGACAGGAGTCAGTTAATGTACTGCAGTTACAGCATGTGCAGATTCAGACCCAATGAAATTTAATTGCAGCTAAAACGGGCTCAAGTGCATTACAGTTACCTTTACAAAAAGAATCACATACCTGGAACAGTAtgtttcaaatctcaccattcCCATAACTATCACAATTACCTTAATTGTAATTAGTAAAAGTTTGAGTTCAGATCAATGACAATAAGTATTTTTAGTGAAATTTGCAAATACCAACCATCATCCATTAACTGGTTGGAATGATAGGTCACCAAACTTTGATAATGTTACAAGTAAAGGAGCTGAAGCATCTGCTAAAATATATTCAGCAATATTAAGTTGAAAGATAAAGTACAACACTCAAAGTTGCGGCTGGGTTCCTAAAAACTTCAACTTTAAGTGAAATGACCTAAGCAAATCCTATTTTTGGTTTAAAACCAGTGTTAAACCTGGAGTTTGCATCTGTAGCATCTTCCTccacagaaaaagaaaatttaaacatTATACAGTGTAAGTTAAAGTACTTTTATACTATTAACTTTTAATTTTCTAAATaaagaacattgaaagaaaatacattttaaaatatacagTAGTGAAGCTTCTTCTcgagtaccgtgtgcagttctggtcaccctgttataggaaggatattattaaactggagcgggttcagaaaagaattaccaggatgttgccaggaatggaaggtttgagttataaaaatagactggaaagactgggactttctctactggagcataagaggttgaagggtgaccttattgaggttcataaaatcacgaggggcatggataaactGAATAacaagagtcttttccctagggtgaaggagttcaaaactaggggacatatttttaaggcgagaggagaaagatttaaaatggacctgacagctgtttttacacagagtagtTAGCGTGTGGAATGacttgccagagaaagtggtgaatgcaaTACAGTTACgaagtttaagagacatttggataagtgcatgaataggcaaggtttaaagtgatatgggccaaatgcaagcaggtgtaactagtttagtctgggaatgtggttggaccaaagggtctgtttccatgctgtatgactctttaaaCCTTTGTCTCACTGACCATCCAAACCTACAGCCTCTACTGTTCCAAGCCTCACCATCTCGTCTATCCGTCTCGCTAAATCTCCCATTTCCTGACTTTGCCACTTGCCAAGTCCCCCTCAGAACCCTCACTGTGAATGAGGCAGCAGCAACATGAGAACCTAAAGACATGAATTCAGGAATTTTACGGCCTCAGCTCAGTCTTCTGCATGGTTTAGGCCCGTCACATCCTCAGAGGTCTGGCTTTAGATGTGACTAGACCTGACCTCCGACCATCCATGAATGCAAATGAAGATTCCAAAGTCCGAACTTCAGGGCTGTGTAAGTGCGCGTCTCAAGCAGTGCAGAAGCATCAAAAGCCTCACTGCAGTCACCTCCCCAGGGTCCCAGCACAGTG
The sequence above is drawn from the Stegostoma tigrinum isolate sSteTig4 chromosome 2, sSteTig4.hap1, whole genome shotgun sequence genome and encodes:
- the eepd1 gene encoding endonuclease/exonuclease/phosphatase family domain-containing protein 1, with the protein product MGGNLGCHRSIPKDPLEIGQNRKFSAACNFSNILVNQERLNINTATEEELMTLPGVNRMVAQNIVEYRECIGGFKKVEDLALVSGIGAARLEQVKLEICVSNSKSIGSAQHSPSSTRKDPYSETLSSASRINVNTATVSQLTNLQGISDRIARGIVRYRKECGPFETVEDLLKVTSVSSSLLDTVRPRIVAECSRPTSTHTANGGIDFTAKPRPSPTSLSLQSEDLDLPPGGPTQIISTRPNVEVFSGLRDGERVLRLATWNLQDCSIEKASNPGVREVVCMSLLENSIKLLAVQEIIDREALEKLCAELNQPMLPNVRKWKGPRGCWKCAVPEKPSAQNHKTAEYVGYLWDSSAGVELKTAFLLENAQTNGNGKPCVSKPYVGCFKFGTMNVTLVNIHLKGAVPTEEKTHTDSHPMSLFTDTLQETLRGEKDIVILGDFNLSPDVNAFDLLRKERFLHCVPANTYTNISTKNPQGSKSTDNIWISRSLKKAYSGHWAVIREGLTNPWIPDCWSWGGVASDHCPLWAEFYVDKDFNRKVPFGNGSAVTVEQADGSTKDER